In the Limanda limanda chromosome 1, fLimLim1.1, whole genome shotgun sequence genome, one interval contains:
- the rpap3 gene encoding RNA polymerase II-associated protein 3 produces MSGGNKAIELQLQMRQNAEELHSFMKELDGWECDMKTKDEELRTGGAQGTGEKLPPVRNKKYKTKMREKRKKKTEHARNGVAGNCDAKAVDLQKSSRRKGCDYQSWDKFDVDGALAEMDKEESPVESNESDSEEPTVDREKALSQKEKGNVFFKEGKYDDAIECYTRGMSADPYNPVLPTNRATSFFRLQKFSVAESDCNLAIALDSNYFKAYARRGAARFALKNYGSALEDYKMVLKLDPGNTEAQNEVKKINEALGKEASTFQSEATQPLEASTVEPEQQGLMEEQQRRQEAVLQKDRGNAYFKEGKYEAAIECYSRGMEADGLNVLLPANRAMAFLKLEKYKEAEEDCTKSIYLDGTYSKAFARRATARVALRKLEEAKQDFQEVLKLEPGNKQALNELQKLQIDLGPSGLLQTDDSSKRRTVQPIDKPTHLRSTKPLRRIEIEEVSGKATVPEVESSGSKTLIQEVVEEDSSPLSTSPSAKIIKIEAMADAPSHVSETLPPSRPTEQPAQVVISHPPETTTNTPSSVKDLPPPPTSSFQLEADIRKIGKQPEVIYRYLRQIKAESYVKILQNSLEPDILNQILSTLHEFYTKNETPAVILEILSSLSSVRRFDMAVMFMSSTEKKALKDLFDFLHRAKLEESAVALLQKKYGV; encoded by the exons ATGTCCGGGGGAAACAAAGCCATCGAGTTGCAGCTTCAGATGCGACAGAACGCGGAGGAGCTGCACAGCTTCATGAAGGAGCTGGATGGATGGGAGTGTGACATGAAGACGAAGGATGAGGAGCTGAGGACAGGAGGAGCACAGGGGACCGGG GAGAAACTGCCACCTGTGCGCAacaagaaatacaaaacaaagatgagggagaagaggaagaagaagacggagCATGCTAGGAATGGTGTTGCTGGGAATTGTGACGCAAAAGCAGTGGATCTCCAAAAATCGTCGAGGAGAAAGGGGTGTGATTATCAATCATGGGACAAGTTTGACGTG GACGGGGCTCTGGCCGAGATGGATAAAGAAGAAAGTCCAGTCGAGTCCAACGAGTCGGACTCAGAGGAACCCACTGTCGATCGAGAGAAAGCTCTGTCACAGAAGGAAAAG ggtaatgtgtttttcaaggAAGGGAAGTATGACGATGCCATTGAGTGTTACACCAGAGGGATGAGTGCAGATCCTTACAACCCTGTGCTCCCCACCAACCGAGCCACCTCCTTCTTCAGACTCCAGAA GTTTTCTGTGGCGGAGTCTGACTGCAACTTAGCAATCGCTCTGGACAGCAACTACTTTAAAGCTTATGCGCGGAGAGGAGCGGCGCGGTTTGCACTGAAGAATTATGGATCTGCTTTAGAAG ATTATAAGATGGTTCTGAAGCTTGACCCCGGGAACACGGAAGCACAGAATGAAGTGAAGAAAATCAATGAG GCCCTTGGGAAAGAAGCATCGACTTTCCAGAGTGAAGCCACTCAGCCGCTGGAGGCTTCCACAGTCGAACCTGAGCAGCAGGGACTGATGGAGGAacagcagaggaggcaggaggccgtTCTACAAAAAGACAGA GGGAATGCTTATTTCAAAGAGGGGAAGTATGAAGCAGCCATCGAGTGCTACAGCCGAGGTATGGAGGCAGACGGCCTGAACGTCCTGCTTCCCGCCAACAGAGCCATGGCCTTCCTGAAGCTTGAGAA GTAtaaggaggcagaggaagactGCACTAAATCCATTTATCTGGACGGGACTTACTCCAAAGCTTTTGCCCGTCGAGCAACAGCCAGAGTGGCTTTAAGGAAACTGGAGGAGGCCAAACAAG ACTTTCAGGAAGTGTTGAAGCTGGAGCCAGGGAACAAACAGGCCTTGAATGAACTCCAGAAACTCCAGATT GACCTTGGTCCCAGTGGACTTCTTCAAACAGACGACAGCTCAAAGAGGAGAACAGTTCAGCCGATTGATAAACCAACTCATCTGCGCTCCACC AAACCTCTGAGGAGAATTGAAATCGAGGAGGTCAGTGGGAAAGCTACGGTGCCTGAGGTGGAGTCAAGTGGGTCCAAGACCTTGATCCAGGAAGTGGTGGAGGAGGACTCGTCTCCACTGTCCACTTCCCCCAGCGCCAAAATAATCAAAATCGAGGCGATGGCGGACGCCCCCTCACACGTATCAGAAAC ACTCCCTCCCAGCAGACCGACTGAACAACCAGCGCAGGTTGTAATCAGTCACCCGCCTGAAACAACCACCAACACCCCCTCATCAGTGAAAGACCTGCCCCCTCCACCCACCAGCAGCTTCCAGCTGGAGGCCGACATCCGCAAGATCGGAAAGCAGCCAGAAGTGATTTACAGATATCTGAGG CAAATCAAGGCTGAATCGTACGTTAAGATTTTACAAAACTCCCTTGAACCGGACATCCTCAATCAGATCCTGTCGACGCTGCACGAGTTCTATACAAA GAATGAAACGCCTGCTGTTATACTGGAGATCCTCAGCAGTCTATCGAGTGTGCGGCGCTTCGACATGGCTGTAATGTTCATGTCGTCCACAGAGAAGAAAG CGCTGAAAGACCTGTTTGACTTCCTTCACCGAGCGAAGCTGGAAGAATCAGCCGTCGCACTCCTACAGAAGAAGTACGGTGTGTGA
- the atp23 gene encoding mitochondrial inner membrane protease ATP23 homolog, with the protein MDQTKQEEEYGYDLFPERNSPKFKKGSFAENLFTFNHKCQIMLQFATETSPYAKLLLSAMKSSGCKVFKDRHFSCEDCDGSVSGGFDAASSQIVLCQNNIHQQSHMTRVVTHELIHAFDHCRAHVDWFNNYRHLACSEIRAANLSGDCSFSNEVARLNFGLKEHHQECVRGRALRSILAVRKISRVEAEKIVDEVFDTCFNDHAPFGRIPHSNKDAKFANREYESRDRYHANL; encoded by the exons ATGGACCAGACTAAGCAAGAGGAGGAATATGGCTACGACTTATTCCCGGAGAGGAACAGCCCGAAGTTCAAGAAGGGATCCTTCGCGGAGAACCTGTTCACGTTCAACCACAAGTGTCAGATCATGTTGCAGTTCGCGACTGAAACCA gtcCTTATGCCAAACTCCTCCTCAGTGCCATGAAAAGCTCCGGATG CAAAGTATTTAAAGACCGACATTTTTCCTGTGAAGACTGTGACGGGTCCGTCAGCGGAGGCTTCGATGCAGCTTCTTCTCAA ATTGTTTTATGCCAGAACAACATCCACCAGCAGTCCCACATGACCCGAGTGGTCACACATGAGCTCATCCACGCCTTTGATCACTGCCGCGCCCACGTGGACTGGTTCAACAACTACAGACACCTTGCTTGTTCTGAG ATCCGGGCAGCTAACCTCAGTGGCGACTGCTCCTTTAGCAACGAAGTAGCCAGATTAAACTTCGGCTTGAAGGAGCATCATCAG GAATGCGTCAGAGGCCGGGCCCTCCGTTCCATCCTGGCTGTGAGGAAAATCAGCCGAGTGGAGGCGGAGAAAATAGTGGACGAGGTCTTCGACACGTGCTTCAATGACCACGCGCCCTTTGGACGAATCCCGCACAGCAACAAGGACGCCAAGTTTGCCAACAGAGAATACGAGAGCAGAGATCGATACCACGCGAACCTATAG